A genomic stretch from Desulfohalobium retbaense DSM 5692 includes:
- a CDS encoding LptF/LptG family permease — protein sequence MTTLHRYLLRQNLYYLLLSLGAGIGIYLLIDIFDRLDDFVGAQAGVEATVLYFAAKIPLIVSQVLPAVFLLSLLAQLSIMRRQQELTALEAGGIPLSRLAVFFLVYAVFWSGLQLGFSEGLGVVGQRKSEAIWEQDVHGHAPSQRTLRDVWFKSEHFVVHMHRVTPRQKTGRKITVYVMDEDFSRIRTIHRAERFQQQTDSWVLSEVTSLKPHAFTTSAQDRLPLPLQQDLADFLAVDPKAEPESLSLWQLGHLISELRQSGSNVERLATTWHMKLAYGFSLVVMALLALGIVSASGNIYVNIPIGLTVIFVYYALFVLGGTLGEKGIVSPWIGGWLGNMVWGGAGALRLVWIARPKR from the coding sequence ATGACTACGTTGCACCGGTATCTGCTGCGCCAGAATCTCTATTACCTCCTGCTCAGTCTGGGCGCGGGCATAGGCATTTATCTGCTGATCGACATTTTCGACCGTTTGGACGATTTTGTCGGCGCCCAGGCCGGTGTTGAAGCCACTGTTCTCTATTTCGCAGCCAAGATCCCGTTGATCGTCTCTCAGGTCCTGCCCGCGGTCTTTTTGTTGTCGCTTTTGGCCCAGCTGAGCATCATGCGTCGTCAGCAGGAACTCACGGCCCTGGAAGCCGGCGGTATACCGCTGTCTCGCCTGGCAGTCTTCTTTCTGGTCTACGCCGTTTTCTGGAGCGGCCTTCAGCTCGGGTTCTCCGAGGGCCTGGGCGTCGTGGGGCAGCGCAAGAGCGAAGCCATCTGGGAGCAGGACGTTCACGGCCACGCGCCGTCGCAGCGCACCCTGCGCGACGTGTGGTTCAAGAGCGAGCACTTCGTGGTCCATATGCACCGGGTCACACCGCGACAAAAGACCGGCAGAAAAATCACGGTCTACGTCATGGACGAGGACTTCAGTCGTATCCGGACCATCCACCGGGCCGAACGGTTTCAGCAACAGACGGATTCCTGGGTGCTCAGCGAGGTGACCAGTCTCAAGCCCCATGCCTTCACCACCAGCGCCCAGGACCGATTGCCCCTTCCGCTGCAACAGGACCTGGCCGACTTTTTGGCCGTAGACCCCAAGGCGGAGCCCGAATCCCTCTCGTTGTGGCAACTCGGTCACCTGATCTCCGAATTGCGCCAATCCGGTTCGAACGTCGAACGTCTGGCAACAACGTGGCACATGAAACTCGCCTACGGCTTCTCGCTGGTGGTCATGGCCCTGTTGGCCCTGGGAATCGTCAGCGCCAGCGGCAATATCTACGTCAATATCCCCATCGGGCTGACGGTCATCTTTGTCTATTACGCGCTGTTTGTCCTGGGGGGGACGCTTGGAGAGAAGGGCATTGTCAGCCCGTGGATCGGCGGATGGCTCGGCAATATGGTCTGGGGCGGAGCAGGGGCCTTGCGTCTGGTCTGGATTGCCCGGCCCAAGCGGTGA
- a CDS encoding DNA translocase FtsK produces the protein MDGNKLIREFTALALVFCAALLGVSLATYSPMDPGFNQRLSSGFTVHNQAGIVGAYLAGLLVDLFGIGAAAAPVGAAWGALACFVKRLRPRWWRWIGFGLIFLCLTGWAAHPWAREHVHLQALQGGGLLGRLVHDTAVSYLRALGAGLVLAFVGLVGLQLSLGLSWSTLGKRFRSRLHDQWAKHAERKARKQSAKAAKRSSAGKKEPKTAASKGKNPSKTTPKESPTAAATGQQGAPAAGKRGNSPEAAPQSAPAETRSVSGARHSRQAYPPAELLQPVSESRHAISPQEQEELSQRLSEGLADFNIQGEVRKIMPGPVVTMLEFKPAPGVKVSRIAGLNDDLARALKALAVRIEAPLPGKDTVGIEIPNKNRQTVFFREVVESDAFTRTKAALPLALGKDIQGQPRVEDLTRMPHLLVAGATGAGKSVCLNTILLSLLFKSSPEELKLLLIDPKRIEMAGYAKLPHLVHPVVTDTHLAKNALEWAVSEMESRYDAMARLSVRNIASYNAKLASLGEERPPELADLKPLPYLVIIIDEMADLMLTAGKEVEQSIVRLAQLARAAGVHLILATQRPSVDVVTGLIKANFPTRIAFQVSSKHDSRTILDGVGAEHLLGRGDMLYKGGAGKLQRLHGAFLSDEEISEVIDFWCHKHHPEYEVDLTEWGTSDNGSGGGDNNGAGSDIVDDPMYQQAIDFVAEQGKGSISMLQRRLRVGFNRAARFIEQMERDGILGPQEGSKPRPYIRGGE, from the coding sequence ATGGATGGTAATAAACTCATTCGCGAATTTACGGCCCTGGCCCTTGTATTCTGCGCCGCCTTGCTCGGCGTCAGTCTGGCAACTTACTCCCCGATGGATCCGGGCTTCAACCAGCGCCTCAGCAGCGGATTTACGGTCCACAACCAAGCCGGAATTGTTGGAGCGTATCTCGCCGGACTCCTGGTTGATCTTTTCGGGATTGGGGCTGCGGCCGCTCCGGTGGGAGCCGCCTGGGGTGCGCTGGCGTGTTTCGTGAAGCGTCTGCGCCCGCGGTGGTGGCGCTGGATCGGCTTCGGCCTCATTTTTCTCTGCCTGACCGGCTGGGCCGCCCACCCCTGGGCTCGCGAACATGTCCATCTCCAGGCCCTCCAAGGCGGCGGGCTCCTCGGCCGGCTGGTCCACGACACGGCGGTCTCCTATCTGCGGGCTCTGGGGGCTGGCCTGGTCCTGGCCTTCGTCGGTCTCGTCGGCCTCCAATTGAGCCTCGGGCTCTCCTGGAGCACCCTGGGCAAGCGATTCCGCAGCCGCCTGCATGACCAGTGGGCCAAGCACGCCGAACGCAAAGCACGAAAACAAAGTGCCAAAGCCGCCAAGCGGTCGTCCGCAGGGAAAAAGGAACCCAAAACCGCAGCTTCCAAAGGCAAAAACCCATCCAAAACCACCCCAAAAGAATCCCCAACCGCTGCCGCGACCGGACAGCAAGGCGCCCCGGCTGCTGGAAAAAGGGGGAATTCCCCAGAAGCCGCGCCGCAGTCCGCGCCAGCCGAGACCCGCTCAGTTTCAGGCGCTCGGCACAGTCGCCAGGCCTATCCACCGGCCGAACTCCTGCAGCCGGTTTCGGAAAGTCGCCACGCCATCTCTCCGCAAGAGCAGGAAGAATTGTCACAACGCCTCAGTGAGGGACTGGCCGATTTCAATATCCAGGGCGAGGTGCGCAAGATCATGCCCGGGCCGGTGGTGACCATGCTCGAATTCAAACCGGCCCCCGGGGTCAAGGTCAGCCGTATCGCGGGACTCAACGACGATCTCGCCCGAGCGCTCAAGGCCCTGGCCGTGCGTATTGAAGCACCGCTACCGGGCAAGGACACCGTGGGCATCGAAATCCCCAACAAAAACCGGCAGACCGTATTTTTCCGGGAAGTGGTCGAGTCCGACGCCTTCACCCGAACCAAGGCGGCCCTGCCCCTGGCCCTGGGCAAAGACATCCAGGGCCAGCCCCGTGTCGAGGATCTGACCAGGATGCCCCACCTGCTGGTGGCCGGGGCGACCGGAGCCGGCAAATCCGTCTGCCTGAACACCATCCTGCTCAGCCTGCTCTTCAAATCGTCACCAGAGGAACTCAAGCTCCTGCTCATTGACCCCAAACGGATCGAGATGGCCGGCTACGCCAAACTCCCGCACCTGGTCCATCCGGTGGTCACCGACACCCATCTGGCCAAAAACGCCCTGGAATGGGCGGTTTCGGAGATGGAAAGCCGGTACGACGCCATGGCCCGCCTCAGTGTGCGGAATATTGCCAGTTACAACGCTAAACTTGCTTCCCTCGGCGAGGAGAGGCCTCCGGAGTTGGCCGATCTGAAGCCGTTGCCCTATCTGGTGATCATTATTGACGAGATGGCCGACCTCATGCTCACGGCAGGCAAGGAAGTGGAACAATCCATCGTCCGCTTGGCCCAGCTCGCCCGGGCGGCGGGCGTCCATCTGATCCTGGCCACCCAGCGCCCCTCAGTGGACGTGGTCACCGGTTTGATCAAAGCCAACTTTCCGACCCGGATCGCGTTTCAGGTCAGCTCCAAACACGATTCACGGACCATTCTCGACGGTGTGGGTGCTGAGCACCTCCTCGGGCGCGGGGACATGCTTTACAAGGGCGGGGCCGGCAAACTGCAACGCCTGCACGGCGCGTTTCTCAGCGATGAGGAAATCAGCGAAGTCATAGATTTCTGGTGCCACAAGCACCATCCCGAATACGAAGTCGATCTCACCGAATGGGGCACCTCGGACAACGGCTCCGGAGGTGGGGACAACAACGGTGCCGGCAGCGACATCGTGGACGACCCCATGTACCAGCAGGCCATCGACTTTGTCGCCGAACAGGGCAAAGGGTCCATCTCCATGCTCCAGCGCCGCCTGCGCGTCGGATTCAACCGGGCGGCCCGATTTATCGAACAGATGGAACGCGACGGGATTCTGGGCCCTCAGGAAGGGAGCAAACCCCGGCCCTATATACGTGGCGGGGAGTGA
- a CDS encoding DUF362 domain-containing protein → MPETVVLRRMADYSEVSGSRRFFEDLETLAAPLSPGAKVLIKPNLVAARHTPLACTHPAVVREVGRYFRQAGCRVTVGDSPAFGSASGVARRCGYGPWLRDEGMPIVTLDRPVAVDVSWGERVGISRRALEADLIVNVGKLKAHGQMRLTACIKNLFGCVSGVRKGLAHARYGERGTRFEDLLLEVALALPPTLHVLDGVQVLHRWGPTHGTPLDFGLLGVAADGFALDAAAYTAVGMDPEAIPLWRAARRRRISGAWTESHSYPALAPSFWQDQGFEVPATLNPVSFRPAQLARSLLRRIWFRIRDRFNSGLKLS, encoded by the coding sequence ATGCCTGAGACGGTCGTGTTGCGCCGGATGGCGGACTATTCCGAGGTCAGTGGGTCACGCCGTTTTTTTGAGGATCTCGAAACGCTCGCGGCCCCGCTGTCGCCAGGGGCCAAGGTGTTGATCAAACCCAATTTGGTGGCTGCGCGGCACACTCCCCTGGCTTGCACCCATCCGGCCGTGGTCCGTGAAGTGGGTCGCTATTTTCGTCAGGCCGGCTGCCGGGTAACTGTCGGCGATTCCCCGGCTTTCGGCTCAGCCTCTGGTGTGGCCCGTCGTTGCGGCTACGGCCCGTGGCTCCGGGACGAGGGGATGCCTATTGTGACTTTGGATCGGCCGGTGGCGGTCGATGTATCCTGGGGCGAGCGGGTGGGGATTTCCCGGCGGGCCCTGGAAGCCGATTTGATTGTCAACGTCGGCAAGCTCAAGGCTCACGGACAGATGCGGTTGACGGCCTGCATCAAGAATCTTTTCGGCTGCGTCAGCGGGGTGCGTAAAGGACTGGCCCACGCGCGGTACGGGGAACGCGGAACCCGGTTTGAAGATTTGCTCCTTGAGGTCGCCCTGGCCCTGCCGCCGACGCTCCATGTCCTGGATGGTGTCCAGGTGTTGCACCGCTGGGGACCGACCCACGGGACCCCCCTTGACTTCGGCCTGCTCGGGGTTGCAGCCGACGGTTTCGCCCTGGACGCGGCCGCATACACGGCCGTCGGTATGGATCCGGAGGCGATCCCCCTTTGGCGAGCGGCCCGCCGGCGCCGGATTTCCGGCGCATGGACCGAATCCCACAGCTATCCAGCCCTGGCCCCCTCCTTTTGGCAGGACCAGGGATTCGAGGTCCCGGCCACGCTCAATCCCGTCAGTTTTCGCCCCGCTCAGCTGGCCCGGAGTCTGCTGCGTCGGATCTGGTTCAGGATCCGGGACCGCTTCAACTCCGGGCTGAAATTGTCCTGA
- a CDS encoding type II 3-dehydroquinate dehydratase → MSHFQILVLNGPNLGHIGQRQPEIYGSACMEELCGLLSRIRPDLAERAALRFFQSNHEGALIDRLERARQEVHGVVFNAGALTHTSLALADCLAWIKIPCVEVHLSNVWARPETIRHTTLLAPHCLGVVAGFGLMSYALAAVALCEHLDS, encoded by the coding sequence ATGTCCCACTTTCAGATTCTTGTCCTCAACGGCCCCAACCTGGGACACATCGGCCAGCGCCAGCCGGAGATCTACGGCTCAGCCTGCATGGAGGAGTTGTGCGGGCTATTGTCCCGTATCCGCCCCGATCTGGCTGAAAGGGCCGCACTGCGTTTTTTCCAGTCCAATCATGAGGGCGCCTTGATCGACCGCTTGGAACGGGCCCGCCAGGAAGTCCACGGCGTGGTCTTCAATGCCGGCGCCCTGACTCACACCAGTCTGGCCCTGGCCGACTGCCTGGCCTGGATCAAGATCCCGTGTGTCGAGGTCCATCTGAGCAATGTCTGGGCCCGGCCAGAAACAATCCGCCACACCACGTTGTTGGCTCCCCACTGCCTGGGTGTGGTTGCCGGCTTTGGACTTATGAGTTATGCACTGGCGGCCGTGGCGCTGTGTGAACATCTGGATTCGTAA
- a CDS encoding ATP-binding protein yields MIVSRLFKKTLLIMVVLFGLLAAAISLFSAWTLYSHMRTEYESKALAIAESMSQSSAETFVNNQATRVQSLINQFLDVEGVAYVFATTEYGDVIAHTFVPAFPETFQEWLPRNLPRHSLGTAPQTASVDLGQRGRFLHIAAPILAGSAGYLHIGMSLGRINTLIWKAIGRIQVITFGLFVISVAVAYFLVNRIAHPLMALAQYSRRVARQDFEAEVDIRSNDEIGELAVTMRDMAAELQDHFRQLEEQITIRREAEEALAAEKELLAVTMRSIGDGVIATDIRGRVVLVNKVAEHLTGWSQEDALEQEVETVFALVSAIDGSSVPCPAKRALKHGEIFEIDDNVQLRQPSGLCIDIGDSAAPIRDRQSVIIGAVIVFRDIREEKRREQEHLRAEKLESLGVLAGGIAHDFNNILTAILNNITLARVGQRLDVAVASKLQDAERATQRAKKLTQQLLAFSQGGLPVTQCAPLDELLEDAISFALRGSNVCYRVDIPSDLWPVQVDTGQIAQVFDNLAINASQAMANGGQLDIWAENVPSAATFSSETQTSRGYVRVHFQDNGCGIPEADQGQIFDPYFTTKPEGSGLGLSSVFSIIKRHGGTIHVQSAEGRGTTFTLYLPAAEGRPDCATQAKDRPITGQGRILVMDDEKEVRDVLGDSLEYLGYEPSFAANGEQVLELYRQQLQAGAGFDAVIMDLTVPGGMGGKETIKHLHELDREVRAIVSSGYSQDPVMARYREYGFAGVLMKPYTLEEVGQKLRSVLQN; encoded by the coding sequence ATGATAGTTTCCCGCCTGTTCAAAAAAACGCTGCTGATCATGGTCGTCCTCTTCGGGCTTCTGGCGGCCGCCATTTCACTGTTTTCGGCCTGGACCTTGTATTCGCACATGCGCACCGAGTATGAGAGCAAGGCCTTGGCCATTGCCGAATCCATGAGCCAGTCCAGCGCCGAGACCTTTGTCAATAACCAGGCCACTCGGGTCCAATCCTTGATCAACCAGTTCCTCGATGTCGAAGGCGTGGCGTATGTCTTTGCGACCACGGAATACGGTGACGTCATTGCACATACCTTTGTACCTGCGTTTCCAGAGACCTTTCAGGAGTGGCTGCCGCGCAATCTGCCCCGGCATTCCCTTGGCACCGCACCGCAGACAGCGAGTGTCGACCTTGGTCAGCGGGGACGGTTTCTGCACATCGCCGCCCCTATCCTGGCCGGCAGCGCCGGATATCTCCACATCGGCATGAGCCTGGGGCGCATCAATACCCTGATCTGGAAAGCCATCGGCAGGATACAGGTCATTACGTTCGGGCTGTTCGTAATTTCAGTGGCCGTGGCCTATTTCCTGGTCAACCGCATTGCGCATCCGTTGATGGCCCTGGCCCAGTATTCGCGGCGGGTGGCCCGACAGGATTTCGAGGCCGAAGTGGACATCCGGTCCAATGATGAAATCGGTGAATTGGCGGTGACCATGCGGGATATGGCCGCAGAACTCCAGGACCACTTCCGGCAGCTCGAGGAGCAGATCACCATCCGGCGCGAGGCCGAGGAAGCGCTGGCTGCGGAAAAGGAACTTTTGGCCGTGACCATGCGTTCCATCGGGGACGGGGTGATCGCCACCGATATCCGGGGCCGGGTCGTCCTCGTGAACAAGGTCGCCGAACACCTCACGGGCTGGTCCCAGGAAGACGCCCTGGAACAAGAGGTGGAAACCGTTTTCGCCCTGGTCTCGGCAATAGATGGCAGCAGTGTGCCCTGCCCTGCCAAACGCGCCTTGAAGCATGGCGAAATCTTTGAAATCGACGATAATGTCCAGTTGCGGCAACCCTCGGGTCTGTGCATCGATATCGGGGATTCGGCCGCCCCCATCCGCGACCGTCAGAGCGTCATTATCGGGGCGGTCATTGTCTTTCGCGATATACGTGAAGAAAAACGGCGGGAACAAGAGCACCTGCGTGCGGAAAAACTGGAGTCCCTCGGGGTTTTGGCTGGGGGAATCGCTCATGATTTCAACAATATTTTGACCGCGATCCTGAACAATATCACCTTGGCCCGGGTCGGCCAGCGTCTGGATGTTGCAGTGGCCTCTAAACTTCAGGACGCCGAGAGGGCGACCCAGCGCGCCAAAAAGCTCACCCAGCAACTGCTCGCGTTTTCTCAGGGGGGCTTGCCGGTCACCCAGTGCGCCCCGCTGGATGAACTCCTTGAGGACGCGATCTCTTTTGCCCTGCGCGGCTCTAATGTGTGCTACCGGGTCGACATCCCGTCCGATCTCTGGCCCGTGCAGGTCGACACCGGCCAGATCGCCCAGGTTTTCGACAATCTGGCTATCAATGCCAGTCAGGCCATGGCCAATGGCGGGCAGTTAGATATCTGGGCTGAAAATGTGCCCTCCGCCGCGACGTTCTCCTCTGAGACCCAGACCAGCAGAGGCTACGTCAGAGTCCATTTCCAGGACAACGGCTGCGGCATTCCCGAGGCGGACCAGGGCCAAATTTTCGATCCCTACTTCACGACCAAACCAGAGGGCAGCGGGCTGGGACTGTCCTCGGTCTTTTCGATCATCAAACGCCACGGCGGCACCATCCATGTCCAGTCCGCTGAGGGCAGGGGGACGACCTTTACCCTCTATCTTCCTGCGGCAGAGGGACGTCCGGACTGCGCCACACAGGCCAAGGACCGGCCCATAACCGGTCAGGGACGGATTCTGGTCATGGACGATGAAAAGGAAGTCCGTGACGTCCTGGGCGATAGTCTGGAATATCTCGGGTATGAGCCGAGTTTCGCGGCCAACGGCGAGCAGGTCCTCGAACTCTACCGCCAGCAATTGCAGGCTGGGGCGGGATTTGATGCCGTGATCATGGATTTGACTGTTCCCGGTGGCATGGGCGGCAAGGAAACCATCAAGCATCTCCATGAACTCGATCGGGAGGTCCGGGCCATTGTCTCCAGTGGCTATTCCCAGGATCCGGTCATGGCCCGGTATCGGGAGTACGGTTTTGCCGGCGTGTTGATGAAACCGTATACCCTGGAAGAGGTCGGCCAGAAACTCCGTTCGGTTCTGCAAAATTAG
- the yihA gene encoding ribosome biogenesis GTP-binding protein YihA/YsxC: protein MLILELETTAYTAEQFPSLDVPQVALAGRSNVGKSSLINALAGRKKLAKISSTPGKTRSLNFYRAAGDGFYLVDLPGYGYAKRSKTERGQWAALMDVYFQKSTGLQAVVVLLDSRLPPQKLDLELISFLQRESIPLIAALTKADKCKNKDRSRVQRQWKELLSPSAPLILFSAKTGMGKQTLWAAIREAAGMETAISDQESEANG from the coding sequence ATGCTGATCCTCGAACTTGAGACCACCGCGTATACAGCAGAGCAATTCCCAAGCCTCGATGTCCCTCAGGTCGCCCTTGCCGGACGATCCAATGTGGGGAAATCTTCATTGATCAATGCTCTTGCCGGGCGCAAAAAGCTGGCCAAGATCAGTTCTACACCGGGCAAGACCCGGAGCCTCAATTTTTACCGGGCTGCTGGAGACGGCTTTTATCTGGTCGATCTTCCCGGCTACGGCTATGCCAAACGATCCAAGACTGAACGGGGCCAGTGGGCCGCGCTCATGGATGTCTATTTCCAGAAAAGCACCGGGCTTCAAGCAGTCGTGGTTCTCTTGGACTCCCGCCTTCCCCCGCAAAAACTCGATCTTGAACTCATCAGTTTTCTACAACGTGAAAGTATCCCTCTTATAGCCGCCTTGACCAAAGCGGACAAGTGCAAAAACAAAGACCGTTCCCGGGTCCAACGGCAATGGAAGGAACTGCTTTCTCCCTCCGCCCCGCTCATTCTTTTTTCCGCCAAAACCGGTATGGGGAAGCAGACTCTCTGGGCCGCTATCCGCGAAGCAGCAGGGATGGAGACAGCTATTTCAGACCAGGAGTCAGAGGCGAACGGGTGA
- the efp gene encoding elongation factor P, whose protein sequence is MLSTKDIKTGLKIELEGEPFEILEFLHVKPGKGGAFVRTKLRNILTGAVKDHTFRSGEKFAKPDLEKKSMQFLYRDGTDCVFMDMSSYEQVNVPEDSLAQQVGFLQDGQEVDVLTYQGQIIDIELPSSVILEVTETEPGLKGDTVSGATKPATLETGLTVQVPLFIEQGEKVRVDTRSSEYIGRT, encoded by the coding sequence ATGCTCTCTACTAAGGACATCAAAACCGGACTGAAAATCGAACTTGAAGGGGAGCCCTTCGAGATTCTGGAATTTCTCCATGTCAAACCCGGAAAGGGCGGGGCCTTCGTGCGGACCAAACTCCGCAATATCCTCACCGGGGCGGTCAAGGACCACACCTTCCGTTCCGGGGAAAAGTTCGCCAAGCCGGATCTGGAAAAGAAGTCCATGCAATTCTTGTATCGCGATGGAACGGATTGCGTCTTCATGGACATGAGCAGCTATGAACAGGTCAATGTACCTGAAGACAGCCTGGCACAACAGGTCGGCTTTCTCCAGGACGGACAGGAAGTCGACGTGCTGACCTACCAGGGACAGATCATCGACATCGAACTCCCGTCCTCTGTCATTTTGGAAGTCACCGAGACCGAGCCCGGCCTAAAAGGCGATACCGTCAGCGGCGCAACCAAACCGGCGACCCTGGAAACCGGGCTGACGGTCCAGGTCCCCTTGTTCATCGAACAAGGCGAAAAAGTCCGGGTCGATACCCGGTCCAGCGAATACATCGGACGGACCTGA
- the hypF gene encoding carbamoyltransferase HypF, with protein sequence MQPTPCSRQRFVVNGRVQGVGFRPFVYRLALDHALSGFVQNTSEGVVIEVQGLEDGIGRFAVDLEKQLPPLAQLTSIQTETLSPHDTPETSFHILSSSGGEGHEVLISPDVATCPECLAELRDPSDPRYQYPFINCTNCGPRYTITRSIPYDRVSTSMACFPLCSRCRAEYEDPLDRRFHAQPNACPHCGPRVWMISATGHAVSDDGPVLAEAARWLARGKILAIKGLGGFHLACLATSETAVARLRQRKHRFGKPLAVMVPDLASAHRIVRINGAEATWLSGIVRPIVVCEKKASTLLAGDIAPDTDSAGVMLPYTPLHHVLLDELRGLLPQGSVPALVMTSGNLSSEPIALGNREARHRLHSIADGFVFHNRDILIRCDDSVVRIHPDTANPVWYRRARGMTPSPVFLPRSGPCVLGTGPALKATLCLTKSDQAFVSQHIGDLENLETYGFYKEIAEHLQHILQVEPQLVVHDLHPDYLSSGFANERPEEVVAVQHHVAHIYSVLAENQCTEPALGLALDGTGLGDDGTLWGGEALHVRPEAASYARLGHFMPVGLPGGEAAILEPWRMARSYLASLGASSPSGRRWPWLDNFAPADGVLGQMLVKGVNVPQTTSCGRLFDAVAGLLGIAERIAYEGQAAIRLEACQDLRVDTGYPCSWIDKEDRCVLNTLELFAAVHRDWQAGEPVGRISRRFHLGLSQGLADWVAALADRSGVRIVGLSGGVFQNITLQRLLVPLLERHGLTVLVHTELPPNDACIALGQAYYGQNLLRCRDVLPQP encoded by the coding sequence ATGCAACCAACACCCTGTTCTCGCCAACGATTCGTGGTCAACGGCCGTGTCCAGGGGGTCGGATTCCGGCCCTTTGTCTACCGTTTGGCCCTGGACCACGCCCTGAGCGGATTTGTCCAGAACACCTCCGAAGGCGTGGTCATCGAAGTCCAGGGGCTCGAGGACGGAATAGGCCGTTTTGCCGTCGATCTCGAAAAACAGCTTCCCCCGCTGGCCCAATTGACCTCGATCCAGACGGAAACCCTTTCGCCGCATGACACCCCTGAAACGAGCTTTCATATTCTTTCCAGCTCCGGCGGCGAGGGCCATGAGGTCCTGATCAGTCCGGATGTGGCTACCTGTCCGGAGTGTTTGGCCGAGTTGCGTGACCCTTCTGATCCCCGCTATCAGTATCCGTTTATCAATTGCACCAATTGCGGGCCGCGCTACACCATCACCCGGTCTATCCCCTACGATCGGGTGTCGACTTCCATGGCCTGTTTTCCCCTTTGCTCTCGTTGTCGGGCGGAATACGAGGACCCCCTCGACCGCCGCTTCCACGCCCAGCCCAACGCCTGCCCGCATTGCGGCCCCCGCGTGTGGATGATCAGCGCTACGGGGCATGCCGTAAGCGACGACGGGCCGGTCCTCGCCGAGGCCGCTCGGTGGCTCGCCCGGGGCAAGATTTTGGCCATCAAGGGGTTGGGCGGCTTCCATCTCGCCTGCTTGGCCACGTCAGAGACGGCTGTGGCGAGATTGCGGCAGCGCAAGCACCGCTTCGGCAAGCCCTTGGCGGTCATGGTTCCGGATTTGGCTTCAGCGCACCGCATTGTCCGGATCAATGGGGCTGAAGCAACGTGGCTTTCAGGAATCGTGCGCCCCATTGTCGTCTGCGAGAAGAAGGCGAGCACACTTCTGGCCGGGGATATCGCTCCGGATACCGACAGCGCCGGGGTCATGCTCCCCTACACCCCGCTGCACCATGTGCTTCTCGACGAACTCCGGGGCCTCCTGCCGCAAGGCAGTGTCCCGGCCCTGGTCATGACCTCGGGCAATCTCTCCAGCGAGCCCATCGCCCTCGGCAATCGAGAGGCCAGACACCGCTTGCACTCCATTGCCGACGGCTTTGTCTTTCACAACCGTGATATCCTTATTCGCTGTGACGATTCGGTGGTCCGGATCCACCCGGACACAGCCAATCCGGTCTGGTACCGCCGGGCCCGCGGCATGACCCCGAGCCCGGTTTTTCTTCCCCGCTCAGGGCCGTGCGTTCTGGGCACTGGGCCGGCGCTCAAGGCAACCCTGTGTCTGACCAAATCGGATCAGGCGTTTGTTTCCCAACATATCGGTGACCTGGAAAATCTGGAGACCTACGGTTTTTATAAGGAAATCGCCGAGCATCTGCAGCATATCCTGCAGGTCGAGCCGCAACTCGTGGTCCACGACCTGCACCCGGATTATCTGAGCTCCGGATTCGCGAACGAGCGTCCGGAGGAGGTGGTCGCCGTGCAGCACCATGTGGCGCATATCTACAGTGTGTTGGCGGAGAATCAATGTACAGAACCCGCTCTGGGACTGGCCCTCGACGGAACCGGGCTGGGGGATGACGGTACGCTCTGGGGAGGCGAGGCCTTGCACGTGCGCCCGGAGGCGGCCAGCTATGCCCGCTTGGGCCATTTCATGCCTGTGGGGTTGCCTGGCGGTGAAGCGGCAATCCTGGAGCCGTGGCGTATGGCCAGGAGTTATCTGGCGTCGCTGGGCGCAAGTTCGCCCTCGGGCCGCCGGTGGCCGTGGCTGGACAATTTCGCACCGGCCGACGGTGTGCTCGGGCAGATGCTGGTCAAGGGGGTCAACGTGCCCCAGACCACGAGTTGTGGGCGGTTGTTCGATGCGGTGGCCGGCCTGCTCGGAATCGCCGAGCGCATCGCCTATGAAGGGCAAGCGGCCATCCGATTGGAGGCGTGTCAGGACCTGCGTGTGGACACGGGGTATCCGTGCTCGTGGATCGACAAGGAAGACAGGTGTGTACTTAATACATTGGAACTTTTTGCCGCCGTGCACCGGGACTGGCAGGCCGGTGAACCGGTGGGCCGGATCAGCCGCCGTTTCCACCTCGGTTTGAGCCAGGGGCTGGCCGACTGGGTGGCGGCCCTGGCCGATCGGAGCGGAGTGCGGATTGTCGGGCTCAGCGGCGGCGTGTTTCAGAATATAACCCTTCAGCGGTTGCTGGTGCCGCTATTAGAGCGTCACGGGCTGACAGTCCTGGTCCACACCGAACTCCCCCCCAACGACGCCTGCATTGCTCTTGGCCAGGCCTATTATGGCCAGAATCTCCTGCGTTGCCGCGACGTCCTGCCCCAGCCTTGA